A region from the Mya arenaria isolate MELC-2E11 chromosome 2, ASM2691426v1 genome encodes:
- the LOC128243614 gene encoding uncharacterized protein LOC128243614 codes for MFLSPSQILYTHQYDPEIRMSTEQTFSELMKNSIHGSVFPKLQVVKKDGYYFTLNDAKLQVYRHLEKLGKCGSVEVDRVALKEVPEGIRQLMKAPEKVKRRRNVMSKTKDGGKYTSVSSSSAIDIPDEDLLVLASCDDASDGDEKNSSEESSDIEDTDSDSSDWSDEDVSDTDIQTDEDERSRLQPQDYSAANNDENESFI; via the exons ATGTTTTTATCGCCGTCACAAATTCTTTATACTCATCAATATGATCCGGAAATTCGAATGTCAACAGAGCAAACCTTTTCGGAACTTATGAAGAATTCTATACACGGATCGGTGTTTCCAAAACTTCAGGTTGTCAAAAAGGACGGTTACTATTTCACACTGAACGATGCAAAACTTCAGGTGTACAGACACTTGGAGAAGCTTGGTAAATGTGGAAGTGTCGAGGTGGATAGGGTGGCGCTTAAAGAAGTACCAGAAGGAATCAGACAGCTCATGAAAGCCCCCGAAAAAGTCAAACGGCGTAGAA ACGTGATGTCAAAAACAAAAGATGGCGGAAAATATACCAGTGTCTCCTCATCTTCCGCAATAGATATTCCCGATGAAGACTTACTTGTGCTGGCCTCGTGTGATGACGCCAGTGATGGTGACGAGAAAAATTCCAGTGAAGAGAGTTCTGATATAGAAGACACAGATTCTGACTCTTCAG ATTGGAGTGATGAAGACGTCTCGGACACGGACATACAGACAGACGAAGatgaaaggtcaaggttgcaACCACAGGATTACTCCGCGGCAAACAACGACGAAAACGAAAGCTtcatttga